ATCTCACGGGCCACGCGTTCACCATGCGCGAGCGGCCGCATTTCCTGGTCATCACGCCGACGCGCGTGGCCATGCTGGCGCCCGGGCTGGAGGCCGAGGCCGCCGGTCGGGCCCTCCGGCCGATCCCCGTGTGGGGCTGGGCCGACGGCGAAAGTCCCATGCGCCTGCTCCGCGCCCGCGTGCCGCGGCTGCGCCGCGTGGCGGTGAACCCTTTGATGCGCTCCGACTGGCTGCTGGCTCTCGCCGAGACCACTCCGCGCCTGCGGGTCGGCTCCGGGGCCCCGATGCTGGAGCACCTGCGCTCCTGCAAGGAGCCCTCCGAGGTGCGCGCCCTGCGCGAGGCCGCGCTGCAGGCCGACAAGGTCATGGGCGAGGTGCGTGCGCGGCTCAAGCCGGGAGTGACCGAGGAATCGGTGGCGCAGTACATCCTGCGCCGCTTCGTGGCCCTGGGAGCGGTTGCGCCCTGGGCGCTGGTGGCCTCCGGGCCCAACGGGGCCATGCCCCACCACGACTTCAGCGACCGCAAGCTGCGCCGCGGCGACGTGATCATCGTGGACCTCGGAGCCTGCTTCCACGGGTACCAGTCGGACATCACCCGGACCTTCTTCCTCGGCAGGCCCGAACCGGAGGCGGTGAAGGTCTATGACGTGGTGCTCGCCGCGCAGTCGGCCGGCCGCGCCGCGGTGCGCGCCGGCGCCACCGGCCGCGCCGCCGACCGGGCCGCCCGAACTGTCATCGAGAAGGCCGGTTACGGCAAGTACTTCATCCACCGTCTGGGCCACGGACTGGGCATGGAGATCCACGAGGCGCCGTACCTGAGCCAGGACAACGTGGATCCGCTGCCCGAAGGCTCGGTGGTCACGGTGGAACCGGGGATCTACATTCCTGGCCGCTTCGGAATCCGGCTCGAGGACGTGGTGGTGGCGGGTCGCTCCGGCGCCCGCACCCTCACCACCTACCCGCTGGACCGCCGGCAGCTGTGAGCCGGCGCCCTGCCGAACCCACGCCGCGCGCGCTGCTGCGCGTGGCGGTCGAAGCCGCGCGCGCCGGCGGAGCCGTGCTCCGCCGGCGCTTCGGCTCCCCCCAGCGCTACTCCAAGAAGGGCGC
Above is a window of Candidatus Eisenbacteria bacterium DNA encoding:
- a CDS encoding aminopeptidase P family protein — its product is MLTSRHRARLIRARALLRSAQLDALLVCPSADLEYLTGHAFTMRERPHFLVITPTRVAMLAPGLEAEAAGRALRPIPVWGWADGESPMRLLRARVPRLRRVAVNPLMRSDWLLALAETTPRLRVGSGAPMLEHLRSCKEPSEVRALREAALQADKVMGEVRARLKPGVTEESVAQYILRRFVALGAVAPWALVASGPNGAMPHHDFSDRKLRRGDVIIVDLGACFHGYQSDITRTFFLGRPEPEAVKVYDVVLAAQSAGRAAVRAGATGRAADRAARTVIEKAGYGKYFIHRLGHGLGMEIHEAPYLSQDNVDPLPEGSVVTVEPGIYIPGRFGIRLEDVVVAGRSGARTLTTYPLDRRQL